A stretch of the Halomonas sp. BDJS001 genome encodes the following:
- the rlmH gene encoding 23S rRNA (pseudouridine(1915)-N(3))-methyltransferase RlmH — MRIRLLAVGSKMPGWVEEGVDTYRKRLPRDFNLEIEEIALGQRGKNADIAKARAQEAQRIRDKLRGDEYVVALEVKGKPWTTEQLAQEAGTWRMAGRDIVLLVGGPDGLEPSLSAMADKKWSISPLTLPHPLVRIMLAEQLYRAWTLLIGHPYHR; from the coding sequence ATGAGGATCCGGCTGTTAGCGGTGGGAAGCAAAATGCCCGGGTGGGTAGAAGAGGGCGTCGACACTTACCGCAAACGGCTGCCGAGAGATTTTAATCTCGAGATAGAAGAAATTGCCCTCGGCCAGCGTGGCAAGAATGCAGATATCGCGAAAGCGCGCGCCCAAGAGGCGCAGCGTATTCGCGATAAGCTGCGTGGCGACGAATACGTGGTAGCCCTGGAAGTCAAAGGTAAGCCATGGACCACCGAGCAGTTGGCACAGGAAGCCGGCACCTGGCGCATGGCCGGGCGCGATATTGTGCTGCTTGTGGGTGGCCCCGATGGCCTTGAGCCTTCGCTCTCGGCGATGGCTGATAAAAAGTGGTCGATCTCCCCGCTGACGCTGCCCCATCCGCTGGTGCGGATAATGCTTGCCGAGCAGCTCTACCGCGCCTGGACATTACTGATAGGTCACCCTTATCACCGTTAA
- the rsfS gene encoding ribosome silencing factor: MHIDTLKNLVVDALEELKARDITQLDVAKLTEVTDLMLIASGTSTRHVAALAQNVVEKAKAAGLGPLGVEGGDNADWVLVDLGDVVVHVMMPEARTLYDLERLWADLPSDSGAIGESLERFQERASMS, encoded by the coding sequence ATGCACATCGATACATTGAAAAACCTAGTCGTTGACGCGCTAGAAGAACTGAAAGCACGTGACATCACGCAGTTGGATGTTGCCAAATTAACCGAGGTAACTGACCTCATGCTGATCGCCAGCGGCACTTCAACACGTCATGTGGCGGCGCTGGCACAAAATGTCGTGGAAAAAGCCAAGGCCGCAGGGCTAGGGCCGTTGGGCGTTGAAGGTGGCGATAACGCCGATTGGGTGCTGGTTGACCTGGGCGATGTTGTTGTCCATGTGATGATGCCCGAGGCGCGCACGCTGTATGACCTGGAGCGGCTGTGGGCCGATCTACCCAGCGATTCAGGGGCAATTGGCGAATCGCTTGAGCGCTTTCAAGAGCGAGCCAGCATGTCATGA
- the mrdA gene encoding penicillin-binding protein 2 → MLKRPNTLKNSEQELRIFRVRALLAVLVVLTLAGLLTGRLIYLQIVQHDMYSTRSENNRVRVEPLPPNRGLIYDRNGVLLAENRPTYNLTLVRERVDNLDETLALLVDLLELPEEEIEAFNVRSRQRQRPFQPALLTSDLSEEQIARLAVNRHRLPGVEIEAQPLRYYPDAEVMAHALGYVGRINAEEMETLDTGRYAGTHFIGKTGIERFYEGELHGQAGLRKVETNARGRVLRELGRTDPVPGANLTLTIDKSMQMLAYELLDGRRGSIVAIVPATGEILAMVSTPGFDSNQFVTGIDVASYRGLQEDLDLPLFNRAIRGHYPPGSTIKPFLALAGLVEGVITPDSTINDPGYYQLPNDSRRYRNWLRWGHGRVDMERSIAVSNNTYYYTLAHDLGIDNLNEQMSNFGFGQRVAHDVQGESTALMPSRDWKRARFNQPWYPGETLSVGIGQGYWQITPLQLASATATLANRGHWVKPRLARQIGDTPVPRDLPNTLNDIQLANDSWWDRVFSGMEKVMSGREGTARRTGVGLEYRMGGKSGTAQVFSLGQDQRYNADQLAERLRDHALFMAFAPLDDPQIAVSVIVENAGGGSTHAAHLARAMTDAWLLKDDAPDVEEVREVLEEDDANVEGN, encoded by the coding sequence ATGCTCAAGCGCCCCAACACGCTAAAAAACTCCGAGCAAGAACTGCGTATTTTCCGTGTTAGAGCGTTGCTGGCTGTATTAGTGGTATTGACGCTGGCAGGTTTGTTAACGGGGCGCTTAATTTATCTACAGATCGTTCAGCATGATATGTATAGCACGCGCTCCGAAAATAACCGGGTGCGTGTTGAGCCACTACCGCCTAACCGCGGCTTGATCTATGACCGCAATGGCGTGCTGCTGGCTGAAAACCGTCCTACCTACAACCTCACGCTGGTACGCGAGCGGGTCGATAACCTGGACGAAACCCTGGCGCTGCTGGTAGATCTGCTTGAGCTGCCTGAGGAGGAAATTGAGGCATTCAATGTGCGTTCACGCCAACGCCAGCGCCCCTTTCAGCCTGCGCTACTTACCAGTGACCTAAGCGAAGAGCAAATCGCGCGTCTGGCGGTTAACCGACACCGCTTGCCTGGTGTGGAGATAGAGGCCCAGCCACTGCGTTACTATCCCGATGCAGAAGTAATGGCGCATGCCTTGGGCTATGTTGGGCGTATTAACGCGGAAGAGATGGAAACACTGGATACGGGCCGCTACGCGGGTACCCACTTTATTGGTAAAACCGGTATTGAGCGTTTTTACGAAGGAGAACTGCACGGTCAGGCAGGTTTGCGCAAAGTTGAAACGAACGCCCGTGGCCGGGTATTGCGCGAACTTGGCCGCACCGATCCCGTGCCCGGGGCGAATCTAACGCTAACCATAGACAAGTCGATGCAGATGCTGGCTTATGAGCTGCTGGATGGCCGTCGCGGCTCTATTGTGGCCATTGTGCCGGCTACCGGCGAAATTTTGGCAATGGTATCGACCCCAGGGTTTGATAGTAATCAATTTGTCACTGGGATTGACGTTGCCTCTTATCGAGGTTTGCAGGAAGACCTCGACCTGCCGCTATTTAATCGCGCTATTCGTGGCCACTACCCGCCAGGCTCTACGATCAAACCTTTTCTTGCCCTGGCGGGCTTGGTTGAAGGAGTAATCACCCCAGACAGCACTATCAATGACCCCGGTTACTACCAATTGCCTAACGATTCCCGCCGCTATCGCAATTGGCTACGTTGGGGGCATGGTCGTGTCGATATGGAGCGCTCTATCGCCGTATCCAATAACACTTACTACTACACCTTGGCCCATGACTTGGGCATCGATAATTTGAATGAACAAATGAGTAATTTTGGTTTTGGCCAGCGGGTGGCCCATGACGTACAAGGAGAAAGCACCGCTTTGATGCCCTCGCGAGACTGGAAGCGTGCGCGCTTTAATCAGCCCTGGTACCCCGGCGAAACCCTCTCGGTAGGGATCGGGCAAGGCTATTGGCAGATCACTCCTCTCCAGCTCGCCAGTGCCACGGCAACCCTGGCCAATCGTGGCCACTGGGTAAAGCCGAGGCTGGCCCGCCAGATTGGTGATACCCCCGTTCCGCGTGATTTACCCAATACCTTGAATGATATACAGCTAGCCAATGATAGCTGGTGGGATCGCGTATTCAGCGGTATGGAGAAAGTGATGAGTGGCCGTGAAGGCACTGCCCGACGAACCGGTGTCGGCCTTGAGTACCGAATGGGCGGCAAATCTGGCACGGCACAGGTGTTTTCGCTAGGCCAGGATCAGCGCTACAACGCCGATCAGTTGGCCGAGCGGCTACGTGACCATGCGCTGTTTATGGCTTTTGCCCCGCTGGATGATCCTCAGATTGCCGTGTCCGTCATTGTCGAGAATGCCGGCGGCGGTAGTACCCACGCGGCCCACCTGGCGCGGGCCATGACGGATGCATGGTTGCTCAAAGATGATGCCCCCGATGTTGAGGAAGTGCGCGAAGTGCTGGAAGAAGATGATGCCAATGTGGAGGGTAACTAA
- the rodA gene encoding rod shape-determining protein RodA: MPWHYIARSMRGHPVRPPESGIARRKSIWERIHLDPWLLGLLLILMGSGLIVLYSASGQSLDAVIGQSMRFGIALVGMVIIAQFSPSTFLRWAPLAYGVGVAMLVAVDVVGDVGMGAKRWLVIPGVIRFQPSEMMKLAAPLMVAAYLNRCELPPRLRDIVVCGVIIGVPVVLTAIQPDLGTSLLVSSAALIVVLLAGLSWRLIGFIAALGAAGVPLLWMNMHNYQRQRVLTFLNPESDPLGSGWNIIQSTTAIGSGGLWGKGWLQGTQSQLEFLPERHTDFIIAVLGEEFGLVGMLALLLMYLLIVSRGLWMASSAQDTFGRLVAGSIILTFFIYVFVNMGMVSGILPVVGVPLPLVSYGGTSSVTLLAGFGILMSIHAHRRLLSR; the protein is encoded by the coding sequence ATGCCTTGGCATTATATAGCGCGATCAATGCGTGGCCATCCTGTACGCCCACCCGAAAGTGGCATCGCCAGGCGCAAGAGTATCTGGGAGCGAATCCATCTCGATCCCTGGCTGCTGGGTTTGCTGCTGATTTTAATGGGCAGTGGCTTAATCGTTCTCTACAGCGCTTCAGGGCAATCCCTTGATGCGGTGATTGGTCAAAGCATGCGCTTTGGAATCGCGTTGGTTGGAATGGTGATTATTGCCCAATTTTCGCCGTCGACCTTTTTGCGCTGGGCGCCGCTGGCGTATGGCGTCGGGGTTGCCATGCTGGTGGCTGTGGATGTGGTGGGTGATGTGGGCATGGGGGCTAAGCGCTGGCTAGTGATTCCTGGCGTGATACGTTTTCAGCCATCGGAAATGATGAAGCTGGCGGCCCCGTTAATGGTCGCTGCCTACCTAAATCGTTGCGAGCTACCGCCGCGCCTGCGCGATATTGTGGTATGCGGGGTCATTATTGGCGTTCCTGTGGTGCTCACCGCGATCCAGCCAGATTTAGGCACCTCGCTACTGGTGTCCAGCGCTGCCCTGATCGTCGTGCTGTTGGCGGGTTTATCGTGGCGTTTAATCGGGTTTATTGCCGCCCTGGGGGCTGCGGGTGTGCCGCTACTCTGGATGAATATGCATAACTACCAGCGCCAGCGGGTATTGACGTTTCTCAACCCTGAAAGCGATCCATTGGGGTCAGGTTGGAATATTATTCAGTCGACCACCGCTATTGGCAGTGGCGGACTATGGGGAAAAGGTTGGCTGCAGGGCACCCAGTCCCAGTTAGAGTTTTTGCCTGAACGGCACACCGATTTCATTATTGCTGTCTTGGGTGAAGAGTTTGGTTTGGTCGGAATGCTGGCGCTGCTGCTCATGTACCTATTGATTGTGAGCCGTGGTTTGTGGATGGCAAGCTCAGCACAAGATACCTTTGGCCGCTTGGTGGCGGGGAGTATCATTTTAACATTTTTCATCTATGTGTTTGTCAATATGGGCATGGTAAGCGGCATTTTACCCGTGGTAGGGGTGCCGCTGCCGTTGGTGAGTTATGGCGGCACCTCAAGCGTGACCTTGCTAGCGGGTTTCGGTATTCTCATGTCGATACATGCTCATCGTCGGCTACTGTCACGGTAG
- the nadD gene encoding nicotinate-nucleotide adenylyltransferase: MSQTALRIGMLGGTFDPIHLGHLRSAVELYEALSLDRLHMIPAQQPPLRGRPQVSAKQRLALLTAGIGDTPGLIADDRELRRDGPSYSAVTLAELRAEVGDQARLVMAIGYDAFLRLTQWHQPERLFELAHLVVIARPGYGDPLPAPLRELVEHRRVDSIETLMQQPCGGYLSLELPSLMAISATYVRECLEAGKSVRYLVPDPVERAIEQGGLYRRRE, translated from the coding sequence ATGAGTCAAACGGCGCTACGTATCGGCATGCTAGGCGGTACCTTTGACCCTATTCATCTGGGGCATTTGCGCAGTGCCGTAGAGTTGTATGAGGCGCTGTCGCTTGATCGGCTGCACATGATACCCGCTCAACAACCGCCGCTTCGCGGGCGGCCCCAAGTCTCTGCGAAACAGAGGCTGGCGTTATTAACCGCAGGTATTGGTGATACCCCAGGGCTCATCGCTGATGACCGCGAACTACGCCGCGACGGTCCTTCATACAGTGCCGTTACCCTGGCCGAGCTGCGTGCTGAAGTGGGTGATCAAGCGCGACTGGTGATGGCGATTGGTTACGATGCCTTCTTACGACTCACCCAGTGGCACCAGCCGGAGCGCCTGTTCGAGCTTGCCCACTTGGTAGTGATTGCCAGGCCGGGTTATGGCGATCCGCTACCGGCACCATTACGGGAACTGGTCGAGCACCGCAGGGTCGATAGCATAGAGACATTGATGCAGCAGCCCTGTGGCGGCTATTTGTCGCTGGAATTGCCATCGCTGATGGCGATCTCTGCAACCTACGTTCGTGAGTGTTTAGAAGCGGGGAAAAGTGTCCGCTATTTGGTGCCAGATCCCGTTGAACGGGCCATTGAGCAGGGCGGTCTGTATCGTCGGCGCGAATAG